A single region of the Salvia miltiorrhiza cultivar Shanhuang (shh) chromosome 8, IMPLAD_Smil_shh, whole genome shotgun sequence genome encodes:
- the LOC130999787 gene encoding pentatricopeptide repeat-containing protein At1g62720-like, translating into MMSRRAAVSAIDLIHGRGFLNGCSQKSGILSPVFSLFSSKAFQPKQPRIDFNCVKKLDDAIELFRKMKSMRREPSVRMYNNLLSVTAKIEQYSFALYMFGEMLRMGVQVNDYTMNISVNCCCLLKDIYSGFSITGFFFKIGYEPDAATIAALINGFFLVDGLCKAGLVIAAHDWLHRLESSGWSPNVKAYNALIDGFCKEGRMKEAGNLLESMAQQKVSPDVVTFSTLIDAYCKEGKMEAAERMLEIMTQENVYPNVVTFSTLIHAYCKEGKMEAAEKMLETMMQHNICPDVYTYTILLDGLSKRGMGDDARLLLSEMVEKGVSPNVVTCNVLIDGYCSQGEMVRARDLFNSMAKTGIKHDIFTYNILIKGYCKVGNLDEAWRFFDEISHVGLTHSTVSYSTMMHGLIRLSSFLDGWKLFEYMEAQKLHPDLYTYTILLDGFCRISRINEAFAFLRVMEAKGVNPNIVTYGVMINGLCKGGRLDDAMRLFNHLCSKGLNPDVVIYNMMLNSLYCEGREGEAKRLMEEMEKSGCAPDGMTFNIIVWNLLKSNKMCEAIPFLEEMCRRGFKVFSETISVLLQELGIGEGKDEKLQEVVRKVCAQN; encoded by the exons ATGATGAGCAGAAGAGCTGCTGTTTCTGCAATCGATCTCATTCATGGAAGAGGATTTCTCAATGGATGCTCGCAGAAATCGGGTATTCTCTCTCCTgtattctctctcttctcttccaaGGCTTTTCAACCTAAGCAGCCCAGAATCGATTTCAATTGTGTTAAAAAGCTTGACGATGCTATTGAATTGTTTCGAAAAATGAAGAGTATGCGGCGGGAGCCTTCTGTTCGAATGTACAACAATCTTTTGAGTGTTACTGCAAAGATTGAGCAGTATTCTTTTGCCCTTTATATGTTTGGTGAAATGCTTAGGATGGGTGTCCAGGTTAATGATTACACAATGAATATTTCTGTTAACTGTTGTTGTCTCTTGAAAGATATATACTCTGGTTTTTCTATAACGGGATTCTTTTTCAAGATTGGTTACGAACCAGATGCCGCGACTATCGCCGCTCTCATTAATGGGTTTTTCTTAGTTG ATGGATTGTGCAAAGCTGGACTGGTCATTGCAGCCCATGATTGGCTTCATAGATTAGAAAGTAGTGGGTGGAGTCCCAACGTTAAGGCTTATAATGCACTAATTGATGGATTCTGTAAGGAAGGAAGGATGAAAGAGGCTGGGAATTTATTGGAAAGTATGGCGCAACAAAAAGTTTCGCCCGATGTCGTCACTTTCAGCACATTGATTGATGCTTATTGTAAAGAAGGAAAGATGGAAGCGGCTGAGAGAATGTTGGAAATTATGACGCAAGAAAATGTTTATCCTAATGTCGTCACTTTCAGCACATTGATTCATGCATATTGTAAAGAAGGAAAGATGGAAGCGGCCGAGAAGATGTTGGAAACTATGATGCAACATAATATTTGTCCCGACGTGTATACTTATACTATATTATTGGATGGGCTATCCAAGCGTGGGATGGGTGATGATGCTCGGCTTTTGCTATCCGAGATGGTGGAGAAGGGCGTCTCGCCTAATGTTGTCACGTGCAACGTATTGATAGATGGATATTGCTCGCAGGGCGAGATGGTTAGAGCCAGAGACCTCTTCAATTCAATGGCAAAGACGGGAATCAAGCACGATATATTCACCTATAATATCTTGATTAAGGGATACTGCAAGGTGGGAAACCTTGATGAAGCATGGCGTTTCTTTGATGAAATCTCACATGTAGGACTCACGCACTCCACCGTGTCGTACAGCACGATGATGCACGGGCTAATACGCCTAAGTAGTTTTTTAGACGGGTGGAAGCTTTTCGAGTATATGGAAGCTCAGAAGCTGCATCCGGACCTCTACACCTACACCATCTTGTTAGATGGCTTCTGTAGGATCAGTCGGATTAATGAGGCGTTTGCATTTTTGAGGGTTATGGAGGCTAAAGGGGTGAATCCTAATATTGTAACGTACGGTGTTATGATCAACGGCTTGTGCAAGGGCGGCAGACTTGATGATGCTATGAGGCTCTTCAACCATCTCTGTTCCAAGGGCTTAAATCCAGATGTGGTAATCTACAACATGATGCTCAATTCCCTCTACTGTGAAGGGCGTGAAGGGGAGGCGAAGAGGTTGATGGAGGAGATGGAGAAGAGTGGCTGCGCGCCTGATGGCATGACCTTCAACATTATAGTGTGGAATCTTCTGAAGAGCAATAAGATGTGTGAGGCGATTCCTTTCTTGGAGGAGATGTGCAGGAGAGGATTCAAGGTTTTTTCGGAGACCATATCTGTTTTGCTGCAGGAACTAGGAATAGGAGAAGGAAAAGATGAGAAATTGCAAGAGGTTGTTAGGAAAGTTTGTGCTCAAAATTGA
- the LOC130999798 gene encoding chitinase 5-like: protein MKHSLTIYTLLALLLATGKFVSGQNCGCASNLCCSQFGYCGTGNAYCGPGCQSGPCYRRQNKVGDLVTDNFFNGIADQAAEGCAGKGLYTRAAFLQATRQFPKFGATGSADDSKREVAAFFAHVTHESGHLCEALNFDDGLKNLDIKARDPVISYEIALRFWMNNVHAAITSGKGFGATIRAINGKECDGGNPAAVTARVNYYKSYCGQLGVDPGSNLRC, encoded by the exons ATGAAACACTCTCTCACTATCTACACCCTTCTCGCTCTCCTTCTGGCCACCGGAAAATTCGTTTCCGGCCAAAACTGCGGCTGCGCTTCCAACCTCTGCTGCAGCCAATTCGGCTACTGCGGCACAGGCAATGCTTACTGTGGGCCCGGCTGCCAGTCTGGGCCATGCTACCGTCGGCAAAATAAAGTTGGTGATTTAGTGACGGATAATTTCTTCAACGGAATTGCCGATCAGGCGGCGGAGGGCTGCGCCGGAAAGGGATTGTACACACGCGCCGCCTTCCTCCAAGCAACTAGGCAGTTCCCGAAATTCGGCGCCACCGGCTCCGCCGACGACTCTAAGCGGGAGGTTGCAGCGTTCTTCGCGCATGTCACGCATGAGAGTGGAC ACTTGTGCGAAGCCTTAAACTTTGATGATGGATTGAAAAATCTTGATATCAAGGCCAGAGATCCCGTTATCTCATACGAGATCGCCTTGAGGTTCTGGATGAATAACGTGCACGCGGCTATCACATCGGGGAAGGGTTTTGGGGCGACGATTAGGGCTATTAACGGCAAGGAATGCGACGGAGGGAATCCAGCGGCCGTGACTGCTCGTGTTAATTACTATAAAAGCTACTGCGGCCAACTTGGAGTTGATCCCGGCTCTAATCTTCGTTGTTAG